The Pontibacter sp. SGAir0037 DNA segment GCGCATTCCTTATAGCTTGTGAAAAAGTGTACCGGTAGTAATTTTCAAATCCTGGTAACTCATGAACTCCTGAACAGCAACAATCACTACTATCATAGGGCAGGAGATCTGTGTCAGCTGAAGAGTAGCTTATATTTACTTCTCTTGCTACCTTTGCTAATTTCTTATGAACTAGAAGAGCATAATCTCGATTAACCAAAAACTCCAATCCCATTAATCTTCTTTCGGAATAATATTCCTGTATTTCCCTACCTACTGCATTTGCTATTTGAGAAGTTAATTTAGAATATTCGGAAAGTGGAAGTTTTAGTAATTCTACTGATACATGTTTAACTCCCGATTTAGCTAGTGCTTTTATGGCCTCAATAGCTGAATCTAATTCTCCTGGAATTAAAGGCTGTAGTCTTGCAGAAACCCAACAAACTTCTGCAAGGCTTTTAATTACATTTAATCTTTCTGAGGGTAAAGGTGTATTGAATTCTATCAGACTAGAAACTTTATCATCTAAGGAAGAAAAAGAGATTTGCGTCGTAACCAAACTTTGCGATAGAATTTCTAAATACTCATCCTTTGTAATTAATGTTCCCTTAGTTGATATGATTGTTGGATAGCAGTAGTCACGTAGAACTTTTAATGTTTCTAAGGTTTTCTGCCCAAATTCCTCATATTGCATAAAAGGATCACTCATTCCCCCAAAGTGAATTGGTGTTCTCTTCTCCAATAACTGAGATATTACAGTCTTAGTCGATTCTTCACCTAGTTTTAAAGACTTGCATAAAAGTTTATCAACTGACTTATAATTTATAGTTTTTATACCCTTAGGGGGGTGATTACCACCTCTGTTTTTTGCGAAACAATAACTGCAACGATAGGAGCATTTAGAGTAAGAATCAAGCCGTAAAGGCAAACTACAATGTGGTAATTGTGAAGTGATACTCATCGAGTATCTATAGTCCTTATTTTCGGCCATTATTTGGTTGAGGCTTTCTTGAGTTGTGATGTAGCTTGTTTAGCCGTAGTTGGCTTGGTTGCAGTAGTGTCTTTGAGTAAACCTTTAACTATTGAATCACTTGCAGTAATGCTCTCTATAGCTGCAGTATTATCTTTATTCGTTGCATTCTGCTGTAACTGGTGAAATGTAGCTAATTTTGAATCTTGCTTTAAACTATCATGTAGTTCTCTGTTAGTCATATCTACAATCTCATGCCTATTGAATGGAAGTTTCTCTACTAGGCTATAACCAAAACTAATTAATAAAGCTGTAACTGTAGCAAAAGCAGCATTCCTAGTACCAATCGATAATCTATCTGTCAGCTGTCTATCAAACTTGTTCTTGTATGCGTTGTGAACGAGTAACAAGTATGTATACCTTAGGTGCTGTATGAATATATCTTTATCTGAAGCTTTTATATAGTTGTTGAAATAAGCTTCAGCACCTTCTAAATAACCTAGCACACCTTTTTTGTTTGATTCTAAGTCTTTAGCACTTTTCTTTTTTTCGTTATCAGTAAAAGGTATTTTACTAACTCCTGGTACGCCGTGATAAAACCACATCCAGCTGTTTCCTAGATAATTGAGCTTTTTAGCATCAATTTTTAAAAAGTGGTATCGATCTGACTTTGTTTGCCAATAATATGTGGTAATAATTCTGAAGCCTGTATAAATAATTATAACTAAACCTATTGCTATAGATGCACTTATTAATCCAACTATGGTCAAATTACTTGGACTTATATATCTAATAACAATACCAAGGCCAGCAAGAGCTATAGTAAAGAGCTGTAAACCAGCTTTAAAGTAGTCGCCTCTTCTTTGGTCTAAAACTTTTGTTAAATCTAAATAATGTTTTATTAGACCTTCTAAAAGCTTAATCTTGTCAACTTTCTTGGTTTTGTCTTCTTGGACTTCTTCATCTTGGAAACTATTTAAGCTATCGTATATAGCCTTTATTTTGGTGTTGGCTTCATTAAAAAATGCTTGATCTGGTTTTTGATCACCATTCCACCAATCTTCTGAATTAATATCGAAGTCTTTCATAAGCTTTATTTCAATAAAGTTTGATAAACTGGTTTACGAAAAGTATAGTACACAAATAAAGCAAACAGCTTTCATAACCCAAAACCAATTCCCTCCAGATTCTCCCGAATCCGCTTCTCCAGCAGGGCGCTTTCCTCAAACTGAGCCGCCAGTTCGGTAGTCAGTAGCTTCATCTTCTCTTCAAACGGAACGCCGTCGTCTTCCCCGGCTTCGGATCCCACGTAGCGGCCCGGCGAGAGCACGTTTTGTTGGCGGCCACTTCGGCTAAGGTAGCGGCCTTGTATCATCATCTAATAGCCTTTCGAGTTCCGCAGATAGTTGTGCTTTATCGGGCAGGTATAGTTGGTATTTGCTTACAAATAGTTGGTTACTGATATTTTCCGTAGCATACTCTACTAAGATATGGTCTTTGTAACCCCCTAATACAATGCCTATGGGTGGGTTATCTCCTTCCACATTTTCTTCTTTGGCAAAGTAGTTCAGGTATAGGTTCATCTGGCCGATGTCGTTGTGCTCTATTTCCCCTCTTTTCAGGTCAATTAGCACAAAGCATTTTAAGATGCGGTGGTAAAAAACCAGATCCACGTAGAAGTGCCGATTAGCCAAACTGATTTTGTATTGCCGCCCGATAAAAGCAAAGCCTTTACCCAAGTCTAACAGGAACTGCTCTAAATTTTGAATGAGCTTCTCTTCCAGTTCGCCCTCTTTGTAGTGGTACTGCTGCGGTATGCCTAAAAACTCAAATACATAGGGATCTTTTACAATGTCTTCTGCCTTCTCTACTTCGGCTCCCTGCTCCGCTATTTTCAAAACACCGTCTTTGTCTTTGCTTAAAGCCAACCGGTGAAACAGCATGCTTTTCATCTGGCGTTTCAACTCCCGCACGCTCCAGTTTTCTTTTTCGCATTGCTTTGTATAGAAACTGATTTCCAGCTGGTTGTCGGCTTTTAATAATTCAACATAGTGGCTCCAGCTTAATTGTCCAGACAGTGTCTGGACTTTTGGAAACCTGATATATAACTGTCGAATTTGGAACAAATTGGATTGACTGAAGCCCTTGCCAAACGACAACGTCAGGTCCTTCGACAGGCGATCTAACAGTTCGGTGCCATATTCGGCTTTAAGTTTTCCGCCCTGCTCAAACTCTACTATGTGTTTGCCAATTAGCCAATAGGTTTGCACCAGAATGGTATTGATGGCACGCCCTGCCTGTTCACGTCCGCTTTTTAGCAAATGCCCAATTTGCCCAACCAGTTCATTATATGGCACCAACTCTTTCATATAGTTTCTTCGCCAGGTTTTAAGCACTCTTCTTTTAAATCGGTTTACAACCCAAACCCAATCCCCTCCAAATTCTCCCGAATCCGCTTCTCCAGCAGGGCACTTTCCTCAAACTGGGCGGCCAGTTCGGTGGTCAGCAGCTTCATCTTCTCTTCAAACGGAACGCCGTCGTCCTCCTCAGCTTCGGAGCCCACGTAGCGGCCCGGCGAGAGCACGTAATTGTTGGCGGCCACTTCGGCTAAAGTAGCGGCCTTGCAGAAGCCTCCGGTGTCGGAGTAGCTACCGCCGATGTTGCGCCAGGTATGGTAGGTGTCGGCAATACGGGCCACGTCGGCATCTTCGAACACGCGCAGGCGGCGGCTGGCCATGGTACCCAATTTGCGGGCATCTATAAAGAGAATCTCGTTTTTGCGCTCGCGGTGCTCGCCGTCGCGGCCGTCGCGGTTCTTGCTCAATATAAAGATACAGGCCGGTATGCCGGTGGTCAGGAACAGCTTGTCGGGCATCTGCACAATGCAGTCTACCATGCCTTGCTGTATCATGTGCTCGCGCACGTTCTTTTCACCGGCGCTTCCGGTGGTCATGGCGCCGTTGGCCATCACCACGCCCGCCGTGCCGCGCTCCGAGAGGTGGTGCCACAGCGTCTGAAACCACATGTAATTGGCGTTACCGGGGGTGGTAAAGGTATCTTTGGCCCCGAAGAGGCGCGGGTCGTTATCGGGCAGCAGCTCAGGGTGCCAGTTACTGATGTTGAACGGCGGGTTCATGAGGGCGTAGTCGGCCTTCAGGTCGGGGAAGCGGTCCTGCAGCAGCGAGTCGCCCAGCTTCACGTCGAAGGAGAGGTTGCGCAGCAGCAGGTTCATTTTGCAGAGGCGCAGCGTGCCTTCGTAGCGCTCCTGCCCGTAAATGGAAATGTCGTTTTTGTCGCCGCCGTGCGCCTGCAGAAACTTGAGGCTCTGCACAAACATACCACCCGAGCCGCAGGCCAGGTCCATGATGCGGCCCTTGAGTGGCTCCAGCATTTCCACGAGCAAACGCACCACAGAGCCCGGCGTAAAGAACTGCCCCGCACCGGAGCCTTCGGCCATGGCAAACTTGCCGATGTAGTACTCATACACGCGGCCGTAGATGTCGGATTCGGGGTTGTTGATCTCGGAAAACTTCTCTTTGGAGAACAGGTTGATGAGCCCGGCCACCTGCGTAGGGGAGAGCTGGCTCTTCACGAAGATCGGCTCCAGCACGCCTTTGTAGTCGGGGTTGCGCTTGCTTAGAATCTCGTCGATCAGCACAAAAGCCTGGTCCACCTTCACCTTGATGTCGTCCTGCTCGGCATTCTCGCGCAGGTAAGCCCAGGTAGCTTCGCGGGGCAGGCGATACACGTTCTTTACCTGGTACTCCAGCTCGTCTTCCAGTACCTCCGTTTGGTCCTGTGCTTCCAGGCTATAGTAGTCGCTCTGCGGGTCGAAAAAGGAAAGCTGCAGCTCCTGCTTGCGCACTTCGTAGCGCTCTGCCAGATGCTTTAAGAACAGCAGTGAGAGCACGTAATCTTTGTATTGGTTCTCGGCAACAGCGCCACGCAGTTCGTTAGCGGCATTCCAAAGTTCGTTTTCAAAATCAATGTCCGCTTTTGCAGCGGCAGTAGGGGTATTCTTCTTGGCCATGTAAGGGTGTCATAACAGAAGGTAAGGTAATAAATTTTAGGTGAACTGACGAAATAGATATAGGAAAATTTTAATGATTAGTTGGCATTGGTCTGGTGTAGGGATACCAGGGCATAGGTGAGTAAAGAGGCTGTTTCGTTTCTGCTGGGGCTAGGGGGCCTTTGCAATAGATCAGCGATATTGTTTTATAGATAGGCCTATGTTGGGACAGGTCGCGACCTGTCCGTACAAGGGGCATCAAATTTTTGTTAATGAAAGTTTAATCTATTTTCCGATGCAGAATTTAGTGAAAATATTATCCAGCAGGTCATCTGTTGTTATCTCACCGGTTATCTCGCCTAAAGCGTAGAGGGCGCGGCGAATGTCGGCAGCAACCAGGTCGTTGCTGATGCCGAGGGCCAGTCCGTTCAGTACATCATCCAGCGCGGCATATGTTTTATGCAGGCTGTCGACGTGGCGGAGATTGGTAACGATGGTTTGGTTCCGGGTATTAAGTTTACCGAAGTTCACCTTCTCGATCAGGGCCTGCTTCAGTTCCTCCAGGTTAGCGCCTTCTGCTGCCGATATGGGCACCAGGCCTGCTATGCTTTCGAAGCGCTGTAGTTTTTCCGGAGTCGCCTGGTCTATCTTGTTTGCAACAGCAATCAGGGGCAGTTTTTTCGGGTTCAGCCTGTCCAGTTCGGCCTGTACTTCGGCGGCTGTTACTTCTGTTATATCAAACAGGTAAATGATTAGCGACGACTGGCTCAGCTTCTGCATGGTGCGCTCCACACCAATGGCTTCTACTTTGTCGGTGGTTTCGCGCAGACCGGCCGTGTCGATAAAACGGAAGGTAATGCCTTCGATGTTGATCTCGTCTTCGATAAAATCACGGGTGGTGCCGGGCACATCCGATACAATGGCTTTTTCCTCGTTCAGCAGCTTGTTCAGTAGGGTAGATTTGCCCGCATTGGGCTTACCCACAATCACCGTAGGCACCCCGTTCTTGATCACGTTGCCCAGTTCAAACGACTTCAGCAGGTCGCGGATAATGCGCTGGATGTTATTAATGAGTGCCCGTAGTTGTTCACGATCAGCAAACTCTACGTCTTCTTCGGCAAAGTCAAGCTCCAGTTCTATCATGGAGGCAAAATGCACCAGCTCTCCACGCAGTCGCTTTATTTCCTGCGAAAAGCCGCCACGCATCTGTTTCATGGCCACTTCATGCGACAAGGCTGAGTCAGAAGCAATCAGGTCGGCTACCGCTTCGGCCTGGGCCAGGTCAAACTGCCCGTTCAGGAAGGCACGTTTGGTAAACTCCCCGGCATTGGCTAAACGGGCACCTTTTTTCAGCAGTAACTGTATAATCTGCTGCACAATAAAATCGGAGCCGTGGCACGAAATCTCCACCACGTTTTCTTTGGTATAGGAGTGAGGGGCTACGAATAACGAAACCAGTACCTCATCCAGTACCTTTTCACCGTCGCGGATGGTGCCGAAGTGGAGGGTATGGCTGGCCTGCTGTAGCAGGTCTTTGCCTCTGAAAACGCTGTCTGTGATTGAAATAGCCTCGGGACCTGACAGCCGGATTACGGCAATGGCACCAACTCCCGGCGCAGTGGCTACGGCTACTATGGTGTCGGTAGAATGTAAATTATGTAACAAGGTTGTATGGCTTAGCTTAAATTGCAAAGGTAAGGTTTTTTAAGCGATCGCTTTCAGGCAATTCTCCCGCCCATGCTCTTGTATAACCAGGTGAGGCTAGTGCTTCTTTTCGTATTCCTGCCACGACATCTTTTTGTGGTTGTCTTCCCCAAAAAAGCTCAGGATTTTAGAAATGGTTGCAGCATTCATGTAACCCGGAACGGGGGAGAGCATTTCCATTTTCTCGTTTAGGTATACAGTAGACGGAAAACTCATCTGGCCCTGCAGCAAGGCTACTGCCAGTTCGTGGGCTTTATATTCCGGGTTATACTTATAGGTATGGCCGTTTAAAGTAACAGGTGCTTTACTTTCGGCATTAAACTTTACAGCGTAATAGTGTTTGTTGATGTAGGCCGCCACAGCCGGATCTGTGAAAGTAGACTTATCCATTTTCTTGCACCAGCCGCACCAGTCTGTGTATACATCAATAAAAACCTTTTTAGGCTGACCTTTCATTTTGGCTGCTGCCTCTTCTATGGTGAGCCATTTGATAGTTTCTGCTCCTTTTTTCGCTGCCTTTGAAGTTGGTACTGCAGGTGCTGTTGTAAATCCGGTTATACTGCCTAAAAGCAAGAGCAGTGGTAGAAAGAAAAGTTTGTTCATGTTTCTGATGCTGTTAAATACTGAGTTGTGCCTGGTTTTCTCTGAATTGATAACACCAGGTATAACGTATAAAATTCCTATTTATGCGATAACGGGGGCATCGGGTTGGGTTATCCTTTTTCTGTTTTTAAACCACAAGCCGCGGGCAGGCGAGAAAAGGAGGGCGAGCAGGAATTCTACACCTGTTACAGTAGCAATAGCACCTGCAATAGAGCCATCGAGCCACACCGCCAAGTAATAGCCGCCAGCCGATGCCAGAATGCCTATGAGTACAGAAAGCAGCAGCATGGTTTTAAAATGATCAGTAAGCAGGTAAGCCGTGGCCGGTGGCCCCACTAAAAAGGCTACTACTAATATAGCACCCACCGATTCGAAAGAGGCCACCGTAGTAAGCGAGACGGCCGTCATGAGCAGGTAATACCAGAGGGTGGTAGAGATGCCAATGGCAGCAGCATAGGCAGGATCGAAAGTAGTTAAAAACAATTCCTTATAACTTAACATAATAAAAGCAATAATGGCAATAGTAACAGCTCCTAAAGTCCAGATGGTGCGGGGGCCGAAGTTATAGCCACTTTCGGTTATCCAGAGGTCGAGTGGGATATAGGCTATTTCGCCGTACAGAACGCAATCCTGGTCCAGGTCTACCTGACCGGCAAAAACGGAGATCAGGATAATGCCGATGGCAAACAGCCAGGTAAACGTAACGCCAATGGAAGCATCGGCCTGTACGCGGGCAAAGCGGTGAAAGAACTCAATAAGGAAGGTCGTAAGTACGCCAAGAAGTCCTGCCCCGATCAGCATAGGTATAGAATCGCGTGAACCGGTAACCAGAAAGGCGATGACGATACCCGGAAGGACGGCATGCGAAATGGCATCACCCACCATGGCCATGCGCCGAAGTATAAGGTAGCACCCCAGCAGGCTACAGCAGGTAGCAACAAGGGAGCCTGTTAATATGATCCAGAATGCGTTCACTGTTTTTTATTTATAAATGATGAAATATAAATTATAAATGGAGTAGGGGGAGATGAAGGAGTTCTGACGAGTAAAAGACCTTATGGCAGAGGTAAAGATCAGATTTTTTTTTGCAACGATGCAACCTCCTGTACCTTCATTCGCCGTACCACCCTAATTCCTAATTCCTAATTCCTAATTCCTAATTCCTAATTCCTAATTCCTAATTCCTAATTCCTAATTTCATGGAATCCTGTTGCTGTGCGGGTCCAGGGAAGGGTAGTTGAGTTCTTCCAGGAGCCGCTGTTCCAGTTCGGGAGTGATAATATGCTCTATGGTTTCGGCATCTTCGTGTACGTGATCGGACGCAAGCTGCAGGTACTGGGTCAGGTACAGCTCCCACAGGCGGTGCAATCGGACCACGCGCCTGCCCCTGATCTGGCCTTCGGATGTAAGGGTCCAGCCTTGAGGCGTTTTCTGCACATAGCCCTGGTGCCGTAGTTTCTGCAAACCTGCTATGGCTTCGCTCTTGGGTATATTGCGCCGTTGCAGAAGTTCTTCCAGGCTTCGCGAGTTAAAGTAGTCTTCTTTTTGTTCTCCTACCTGGTAAAGGAGCTTGAGCAGGTTCTCTTCCAGTATAAGCGCACGGTTTCTTTGCTTCCGGATAATGCGTGCCACCCAACCCCGTTTTGGTGCAAAGGCAAAGGAAAGAATGGCAATCATCGAAACGATCAGCACGATCCAGGGGCCGGTGGGCATGGCAGGTGCTGTATAGGACACGAAGGCACCGGCTAAACCGGAAAAAGCGCCTAAAATAGCAGCCAGGAAAAGCATCAGCTTCAGGTTGTCTGTCCAGAAGCGGGCAGCTGCGGCCGGTGTAATGAGCATAGCAGCCATCAACACCACGCCAACGGCCTGTATACCTACCACTACTGCAAAAACAGTAAGCGTGGTTAAGAGCAGCTCCAGTCCCCGCACCGGAAACCCGATGGTGCGGGCATAGGCTTCATCAAAACAAAGCAAGGTAAATTCTTTATAGAACAGCATGGTGGCCAGCAGCAGCAGAACGGCCACGGCGCTGAACACTATTAGGTCATCTCCCACCAGAGAGGCTGCTTTGCCAAACAAAAAGCTGTCGAGCCCGCTTTGTGCCGCGTTGCCCGAATGTTGAATGGAAGTAAGCAGAAGAATGCCTATCCCAAAGAAGACTGAAAGTACCAACCCAATAGCTGTATCTTCTTTGATGCGGGAGCGGGTGGTAATAAAATCTATGATCACCAGTGAAAGCCAGCCTGTGACAAAAGCGCCCAATAGCAGAACAAGCGGGTTCTTGGTGCCGGAAAGTATAAACGCCAGGCACACTCCGGGCAGCACAGCATGTGCCACAGCATCGCCTACCAGCGCCCGCTTCCGGAGCAGGGTAAAGCAGCCTACCACCGCTGAACTTCCGGCCAGCAACACCGATCCGATTGTTACAAACCGTATATTGGCATCTGCAAAGGAAAAAAATTCTATAAACTCTTTCATAACTATTATTATAGATCCAAGACACAAGACACAGGATACAAGACTTAATGAAACATTATATCATTTAAAGAGAGTAAAGGTCTAAGACAGCAGATGTATATGAATTATTAATTTCTACTTCATTTTTAAATAATTATACACAGCCTTGTTTTGACATTCGTCTGTCAAATTTTCCTTACATAAAGTTTTATGTCTTGTGTCTGAAATCCTGTGTCTTCTTTTTATTTCTTCTCCCTCGATGGAAACTCTTGCTTTCTTAGCAGATCGCCTACTTTGGAGAGCACCGTTAATTTTCCGCCATACGTATGCTCCAGCAGCTCCTGGGTCAGTACCTGTTCGGTAGGGCCGGAGGCTACCAGCCGCATGTTCAGCAACAGTATCCAGTCGAAGTAGGTTGTGGCAGACTGCAGGTCGTGGTGCACTACGACAACGGTTTTGCCCTGTGCCCGCATCTCGCGGAGCAGCTCTATAATGGCTGTTTCGGTGGCTATATCCACTCCGGCAAAAGGCTCGTCCATAAAGTAAATATCGGCGTTCTGGGCCAGTGCCCTTGCCAGGAATACCCGCTGCTGTTGCCCCCCCGACAACTGGGAGATCTGGCGTTTGGCGTAAGCCTGCATGCCTACTTTTTCAAGTGCATGCATGGCGGCATCTTTATCTGCTTTGCGCGGCCGGTTGAACAGCCCCAGTTTCCCGTAGCGCCCCATCAGTACTACATCGAACACCGAGGCAGGAAAGTCCCAGTCCACAGACTCGCGTTGCGGTACATAGCTGATGCGTTTGCGCACGTTCTTGATCGGCTCATGAAAGATCCTGATATAGCCGCTGCTGGTCGGGAGCAGGTCCATCATGGCCTTTATTAAAGTAGACTTGCCAGCCCCATTCGGACCGATAACACCAACCAGGGCACCTGCCGGAATGGTAAGGTCAATTCCCCAGAGCACCGGCTTTCGGTCGTAACTTACCGTTAAGTCGTGCACTTCTACTACCGGATTTTCTACTTGAAGTATCATAGTGTAATTGTCTCATTTTAATGCTGCTACTATGTGGCGGGTGTTGTAACGAACCATGCCTGCATAAGTACCTTCCGGTGTTCCTTCCGCTCCCAGGGCATCGGAGTAAAGTGTGCCGCCAATGCGTAGCTGATGCCCTCGCTGGCGACTGCCTGCTATAACGGCTTCGATGGCTCTGGGCGAAACAGAAGATTCCACAAAGACAGCCTTTATCTTCTTTTCAACTATAAAGTTTACCAGCGACGAGACATCCTGCAGCCCGAACTCCGAAACGGTGGAAATGCCCTGCAGCCCGCGCACCTCAATGTTGTATCTGTCGCCGAAATAACCGAAGGCATCGTGCGCCGTGATCAGGATACGCTGCTGTTCCGGAATAGAGGCGATTGCCTGCTGTACTTCTGCATCCAGGCCATTGAGCAGGAGCAGGTAATCGTCTGTGTTCTGCTGGTATAGTTTAGCATGCTGCGGATCTTTTTTCTGCAGCTCCTGGCTTACATGTCGGACAACCTGTTTCCAGAGCGACACATCGAACCAGACGTGCGGGTCGTGGCTGTCCTGGAACTGCGGCGACTTTCGCAGCTCGGTTTCATGAATACCATCGGTGGCCGCTACAACGGTTTTAAAGCGGTTCAGCTTCTGCAGCACTTCTCCCATTTTACCTTCCAGGTGCAGCCCGTTATAAATAATGATGTCAGCTGCTGTTAAGCGGTTCAGATCGCCCTGCGTGGCTTTGTAAAGGTGTGGGTCTACGCCACTCCCCATAATGGCTCTTACATCGGCTACATCGCCCACAATGTTCTGAACAGCATCCTGGAGTATACCTGTTGTGGTAACCACCTGCATGCGCTGCCCCTGTGGTAGCTGGCCTTTTGTATCTACCTGTTTGCAGCCGGCATACAGGATGCACAGCAGGAACAGCAGTAGGGTAGAGTAGAGCAGTTTCATAGGAGAAGTATCAGGCAGAAAGGAATATGTTTTTGGAAATTTCACTTGATACAACCAAGTTCTTTTTGTTTTCTATATTGATTTCCAAAGAATTGTCGTATTGTATTTTGTCTATTACTTTAATCTTTGCTCCCAGAAATATCCCCATTTTATCCAGGTATTGCAGGAAAAGCGGCTGCGAGTCATTTACGCCTACTACAATACCCGCGTCGCTTACGTCCATCTCACACAGGAGCTTCTGCTGTTTCAGGTTCATTTCGCCCGATTCTGAAGGAATCGGGTCGCCGTGCGGGTCGAACTTTGGGTAGCCCAGAAATTCGTCCAGGCGCTTGATCAGCAGGTCTGAGTTGATATGTTCCAGTTCTTCAGCCACCTCGTGCACCTCGTCCCAGTTAAACTTCAGCTTTTCCACCAGGAAAACCTCCCATAGCCGATGCTTCCGGATGATCTGCAAGGCCACCCGTTCGCCCTCCTCTGTCAGCGATACGCCTTTGTACTTCACATAATGCACCAGGCTCTTTGCACTCAGCTTGCGCAGCATATCTGTGACAGAGGCTGCCTTGGTTTCAAGCGCTTCGGCAATGGCATTGGTGTTCACCTCCTGCGTTCCGCTGGCAGAAAGCTTATAAATGGCTTTTATATAGTTCTCTTCTGTAAAACTGTGCACCTTATTTAAATTTGAAAATTTGGAAATTTGAAGATTTGGAAATCAAGAGTAAATATGCATTACCTCGTATGTACGGACTTATTTATAGTTTGAAAAGGAATGCTAATACTAACTGATCTTAACGTATGACATACTCAGCATCTTCAAATCTTCAAATCTCCAAATCATTAAAACTACCACCTGATTAAAGCGGAAGCCCAGGTAAAACCGCTGCCAAAGGCTGCCAGGCAAACAAGGTCGCCGCTTTTAATACGGCCTTCTTCTACAGCTTCGCTCAAGGCAATGGGAACAGAGGCAGCCGTGGTGTTTCCGTATTTCTGAATATTGCTCATAACCTTTTCTTCCGGCAGGCCCATCTTTTGCTGGATAAAGCTTGTGATCCGAAGGTTAGCCTGATGCGGCACAAGCATATCAATATCAGATGCTTTATAGCCATTCTTTTGAAGTGCTTCTTCAATCACTTCAGGAAAGCGGGTAACCGCATGTTTGAACACCAGGTTGCCGTTCATGTAAGGATAAATGGTGCCTTCATCGATCATGGCATGCGTAAGGCGCTCTTTCTTGTTGCTGTCCGGAGCCAGTACTGCCAACTCTTCGGCATGTTCCCCATCCGCATGAAGGTGAGTAGAAAGAATGCCTTGTTCGTTGCTGTCAGCTGGCGTAAGCACCACAGCACCGGCACCGTCGCCAAAAATAACCG contains these protein-coding regions:
- the mnmE gene encoding tRNA uridine-5-carboxymethylaminomethyl(34) synthesis GTPase MnmE, coding for MLHNLHSTDTIVAVATAPGVGAIAVIRLSGPEAISITDSVFRGKDLLQQASHTLHFGTIRDGEKVLDEVLVSLFVAPHSYTKENVVEISCHGSDFIVQQIIQLLLKKGARLANAGEFTKRAFLNGQFDLAQAEAVADLIASDSALSHEVAMKQMRGGFSQEIKRLRGELVHFASMIELELDFAEEDVEFADREQLRALINNIQRIIRDLLKSFELGNVIKNGVPTVIVGKPNAGKSTLLNKLLNEEKAIVSDVPGTTRDFIEDEINIEGITFRFIDTAGLRETTDKVEAIGVERTMQKLSQSSLIIYLFDITEVTAAEVQAELDRLNPKKLPLIAVANKIDQATPEKLQRFESIAGLVPISAAEGANLEELKQALIEKVNFGKLNTRNQTIVTNLRHVDSLHKTYAALDDVLNGLALGISNDLVAADIRRALYALGEITGEITTDDLLDNIFTKFCIGK
- a CDS encoding radical SAM protein, which codes for MAENKDYRYSMSITSQLPHCSLPLRLDSYSKCSYRCSYCFAKNRGGNHPPKGIKTINYKSVDKLLCKSLKLGEESTKTVISQLLEKRTPIHFGGMSDPFMQYEEFGQKTLETLKVLRDYCYPTIISTKGTLITKDEYLEILSQSLVTTQISFSSLDDKVSSLIEFNTPLPSERLNVIKSLAEVCWVSARLQPLIPGELDSAIEAIKALAKSGVKHVSVELLKLPLSEYSKLTSQIANAVGREIQEYYSERRLMGLEFLVNRDYALLVHKKLAKVAREVNISYSSADTDLLPYDSSDCCCSGVHELPGFENYYRYTFSQAIRNALRENSDLLMYRHLSCEWAPGGPINQYLNSKSRVNDANNVVGWMAAKWNSSSKSIGPLAFYGIEETDSYDENGMKIYRISNSAVELALQLGAIPKTATNAQDILLIQN
- a CDS encoding metal ABC transporter permease produces the protein MNAFWIILTGSLVATCCSLLGCYLILRRMAMVGDAISHAVLPGIVIAFLVTGSRDSIPMLIGAGLLGVLTTFLIEFFHRFARVQADASIGVTFTWLFAIGIILISVFAGQVDLDQDCVLYGEIAYIPLDLWITESGYNFGPRTIWTLGAVTIAIIAFIMLSYKELFLTTFDPAYAAAIGISTTLWYYLLMTAVSLTTVASFESVGAILVVAFLVGPPATAYLLTDHFKTMLLLSVLIGILASAGGYYLAVWLDGSIAGAIATVTGVEFLLALLFSPARGLWFKNRKRITQPDAPVIA
- a CDS encoding thioredoxin fold domain-containing protein encodes the protein MNKLFFLPLLLLLGSITGFTTAPAVPTSKAAKKGAETIKWLTIEEAAAKMKGQPKKVFIDVYTDWCGWCKKMDKSTFTDPAVAAYINKHYYAVKFNAESKAPVTLNGHTYKYNPEYKAHELAVALLQGQMSFPSTVYLNEKMEMLSPVPGYMNAATISKILSFFGEDNHKKMSWQEYEKKH
- a CDS encoding class I SAM-dependent DNA methyltransferase — encoded protein: MAKKNTPTAAAKADIDFENELWNAANELRGAVAENQYKDYVLSLLFLKHLAERYEVRKQELQLSFFDPQSDYYSLEAQDQTEVLEDELEYQVKNVYRLPREATWAYLRENAEQDDIKVKVDQAFVLIDEILSKRNPDYKGVLEPIFVKSQLSPTQVAGLINLFSKEKFSEINNPESDIYGRVYEYYIGKFAMAEGSGAGQFFTPGSVVRLLVEMLEPLKGRIMDLACGSGGMFVQSLKFLQAHGGDKNDISIYGQERYEGTLRLCKMNLLLRNLSFDVKLGDSLLQDRFPDLKADYALMNPPFNISNWHPELLPDNDPRLFGAKDTFTTPGNANYMWFQTLWHHLSERGTAGVVMANGAMTTGSAGEKNVREHMIQQGMVDCIVQMPDKLFLTTGIPACIFILSKNRDGRDGEHRERKNEILFIDARKLGTMASRRLRVFEDADVARIADTYHTWRNIGGSYSDTGGFCKAATLAEVAANNYVLSPGRYVGSEAEEDDGVPFEEKMKLLTTELAAQFEESALLEKRIRENLEGIGFGL
- a CDS encoding YhcG family protein, translated to MKELVPYNELVGQIGHLLKSGREQAGRAINTILVQTYWLIGKHIVEFEQGGKLKAEYGTELLDRLSKDLTLSFGKGFSQSNLFQIRQLYIRFPKVQTLSGQLSWSHYVELLKADNQLEISFYTKQCEKENWSVRELKRQMKSMLFHRLALSKDKDGVLKIAEQGAEVEKAEDIVKDPYVFEFLGIPQQYHYKEGELEEKLIQNLEQFLLDLGKGFAFIGRQYKISLANRHFYVDLVFYHRILKCFVLIDLKRGEIEHNDIGQMNLYLNYFAKEENVEGDNPPIGIVLGGYKDHILVEYATENISNQLFVSKYQLYLPDKAQLSAELERLLDDDTRPLP